Proteins co-encoded in one Callospermophilus lateralis isolate mCalLat2 chromosome 2, mCalLat2.hap1, whole genome shotgun sequence genomic window:
- the Trmt112 gene encoding multifunctional methyltransferase subunit TRM112-like protein, with protein MKLLTHNLLSSHVRGVGPRGFPLRLQATEVRINPVEFNPDFVARMIPKVEWAALLEAADTLHLVEVPKEPTEGYVNDETFLRKMHHVLLEVDVLEGTLQCPESGRVFPISRGIPNMLLNDEETET; from the exons ATGAAGCTGCTCACCCACAATCTACTGAGCTCACATGTGCGGGGGGTGGGGCCTCGTGGCTTCCCCCTGCGCCTCCAG GCCACCGAAGTCCGAATCAATCCCGTGGAGTTCAACCCAGACTTCGTGGCGCGGATGATACCCAAGGTGGAGTGGGCGGCGCTTCTGGAGGCGGCTGACACC TTGCACCTAGTGGAGGTGCCAAAAGAGCCTACTGAGGGCTACGTGAACGACGAGACATTTCTGAGAAAGATGCATCACGTGTTGCTGGAG GTGGACGTGCTGGAGGGCACCCTGCAATGCCCGGAGTCAGGACGTGTGTTCCCCATCAGCCGCGGGATCCCCAACATGCTGCTGAATGATGAGGAAACCGAGACTTAA
- the Prdx5 gene encoding peroxiredoxin-5, mitochondrial has product MGLANLGVLRRRACLVVTSAAAAESAAATAGRRLERGGWARGGVRSFSSTAAAMAPIKVGDALPSVEVFEGEPGNKVNLAELFKGKKGVLFGVPGAFTPGCSKTHLPGFVEQTGALKAKGVQVVACLTVNDVFVTGEWGRAHNAEGKVRLLADPTGAFGKETDLLLDDSLVHLFGNRRLKRFSMVIEDGRVKALNVEPDGTGLTCSLAPNILSQI; this is encoded by the exons ATGGGGCTGGCGAACCTGGGCGTGCTGCGACGCCGAGCCTGCTTGGTAGTCACCAGCGCGGCTGCTGCAGAGTCCGCGGCAGCTACAGCAGGACGGCGGCTGGAAAGAGGAGGGTGGGCGCGTGGAGGGGTCCGCAGTTTCAGCAGCACCGCCGCCGCCATGGCCCCGATCAAG GTGGGAGATGCTCTCCCCTCTGTGGAAGTGTTTGAAGGGGAGCCTGGGAACAAGGTGAACCTGGCTGAGCTGTTCAAGGGCAAGAAGGGTGTACTTTTCGGAGTCCCTGGGGCGTTTACCCCTGGCTGTTCTAAG ACCCACCTGCCCGGGTTTGTGGAGCAGACTGGGGCTCTAAAGGCCAAGGGGGTGCAGGTGGTGGCATGTCTAACTGTGAACGATGTGTTTGTGACTGGAGAGTGGGGACGAGCCCACAATGCAGAAGGCAAG GTTCGGCTCCTGGCTGACCCGACTGGAGCCTTTGGGAAG GAGACAGATTTATTACTAGATGATTCATTGGTGCACCTTTTTGGGAATCGCCGGCTCAAGAG GTTCTCCATGGTGATAGAGGATGGCAGAGTGAAGGCCCTTAATGTGGAACCCGATGGCACAGGCCTGACCTGCAGCTTGGCCCCCAACATCCTCTCGCAGATTTGA
- the Esrra gene encoding steroid hormone receptor ERR1: MSSQVVGIEPLYIKAEPASPDSPKGSSETETDPPVTLAPGPAPARCLPGHKEEEDGEGAGPGEQGSGKLVLSSLPKRLCLVCGDVASGYHYGVASCEACKAFFKRTIQGSIEYSCPASNECEITKRRRKACQACRFTKCLRVGMLKEGVRLDRVRGGRQKYKRRPEVDPLPFPGSFPAGPLAVTGGPRKTAPVNALVSHLLVVEPEKLYAMPDPAGPDGHLPAVATLCDLFDREIVVTISWAKSIPGFSSLSLSDQMSVLQSVWMEVLVLGVAQRSLPLQDELAFAEDLVLDEEGARAAGLGELGAALLQLVRRLQALRLEREEYVLLKALALANSDSVHIEDAEAVEQLREALHEALLEYEAGRAGPGGGAERRRAGRLLLTLPLLRQTAGKVLAHFYGVKLEGKVPMHKLFLEMLEAMMD, from the exons ATGTCCAGCCAGGTGGTGGGCATTGAGCCTCTCTACATCAAGGCAGAGCCAGCCAGTCCTGACAGTCCAAAGGGTTCTTCGGAGACCGAGACTGATCCCCCTGTGACCCTGGCTCCTGGTCCAGCTCCTGCCCGCTGCCTCCCCGGGcacaaggaggaggaggatggggaGGGGGCTGGGCCTGGTGAGCAGGGCAGTGGGAAGCTGGTGCTCAGCTCCCTGCCCAAACGCCTCTGTCTGGTCTGTGGGGATGTGGCCTCCGGCTACCACTACGGTGTGGCATCCTGTGAGGCCTGCAAAGCTTTCTTCAAGAGGACCATCCAGG GAAGCATCGAGTACAGCTGTCCAGCTTCCAACGAGTGTGAGATCACCAAGCGGAGACGCAAGGCCTGCCAGGCCTGCCGCTTCACCAAGTGCCTGCGGGTGGGCATGCTCAAGGAGG GGGTGCGCCTGGACCGTGTCCGAGGTGGACGACAGAAATACAAGCGACGGCCAGAGGTGGACCCGCTGCCCTTCCCAGGCTCCTTCCCTGCTGGCCCTCTGGCAGTGACTGGAGGCCCCCGGAAGACAG CCCCGGTGAATGCACTGGTATCTCACCTGCTGGTGGTAGAGCCTGAGAAGCTGTATGCCATGCCTGACCCAGCGGGCCCTGATGGACACCTCCCAGCTGTGGCTACCCTCTGCGACCTCTTTGACCGAGAGATTGTGGTCACTATCAGCTGGGCCAAGAGCATCCCAG GCTTCTCATCACTATCGCTGTCTGACCAGATGTCAGTACTGCAGAGCGTATGGATGGAGGTGCTGGTGCTGGGTGTGGCCCAGCGCTCACTACCACTGCAGGATGAACTGGCCTTTGCTGAGGACTTGGTCCTGGATGAAGAGGGAGCCCGGGCTGCTGGCCTGGGAGAGCTGGGGGCGGCCCTGCTGCAACTGGTGCGGCGGCTACAGGCCCTGCGGCTGGAACGAGAAGAGTATGTCCTGCTGAAGGCCTTGGCCCTTGCCAATTCGG ACTCAGTGCACATTGAGGATGCTGAGGCTGTGGAACAGCTGCGAGAAGCCCTGCATGAGGCCCTGCTGGAGTATGAAGCCGGCCGGGCCGGCCCCGGAGGAGGTGCTGAGAGGCGGCGGGCAGGCAGACTGCTGCTCACCCTACCACTCCTCCGCCAGACAGCGGGCAAAGTGCTGGCCCATTTCTATGGGGTGAAGCTGGAGGGCAAGGTGCCCATGCACAAGTTGTTCTTGGAGATGCTCGAGGCCATGATGGACTGA